TTCCTGACTTTCTCTAGGAAGTAATTCTTGAAATCagtgtttctttctctccatgtggCACTCCCATTTGGAGATGATCCCAAGGCAAGCCTACCCTGGGTCTCCCCACTTGTCATATGGGGGTTCACATGCTTAAGGCTCACAGCACTGAGCAACAAAGGGCTCTCAGCTCTGCTAAGTCCTAAAAGATGCCCCACAAAACACAGTTGTGCTGGGCAAGTGACCACAAGCCTATGCCTGGGAGAGCCCCCTCCTATCCAGGCAAAAGGCTTCTCAGTGGTTCCTCTGGGGGTGCTGAGCAGGGTCTGTGATTGGAGCATCAGGCTTTCAAGATTTACATCTTTATTAAAGACTGTGACAGTGGAGGCAGGGCAGAACACCCCTCAGTCACATCTGAAAACAGCGCACATGGTGGGGCTGGAAATCAGTGGGCCcagtctcccttcctccttccatctgCATCAATCTATTTCCATCAGTGCTTCAGAACCAACGCCTGCTTTAACAGTCTGGCATCAGaatcttattttaaatgcatCAAAGTTCACTGTTAGAGCCAGCACTCCAATTGTGGGAACAAGACCCTACGGAATTCCTCAGTGGGTCTTCAGGGCCCCCATGGGATGGAGCTGCAGCATGGGCACACACATTTCACCTATGTGAAAGCTGAGGTCATCAGCCATGGAGGCTAGAGATCTTGGAAAGCATCCCAGCAGCAGGGAGCCAATGAGAagggatggaagggagggaggaggaggaagggtccATTGTTCTACTAATCAGAGAGGACAACCCTGACCTGCCTCTGTTCTGCTGTTGACCTCTGATGTGACCACAACGCTGTGGACTAACAGTTTGGAATGGGAGCTAGAATTCAAGGATGAGAAAGCTTCCTGTCCACTGCCTCAGAGGCCTGCTTTCCATTCCCAAAAATGCAGGACGGCACAGAGGGATGGCAGCTCTGAGACCATGGAGGCCAACCagtccactttacagatggggacatTAGAGCTTGGGAAGGGGCCTGTTCCTAGGCCACACTCACTGCACAGTCAGAGATAGGGACGGGACTTTCTCTCCTGTTCCACACTGCTCCGTGGAGGAGCAGTCTATgagagcagcagttctcaaacgtGAGCATGCACCAGCATCACCAGGAGAACCTGTTAAACACAGACTGCTGGGCCCCATCCTGAAGATTCTGATTCCAGAGGCCTGCAGTAGAGTCCACGGGTCTGCCTTTCTAAGAAGCTCCCAGGGGATGCTAATGCCGCAGGTCCTGGACTACATACTGACTAGTGCTGGGCACTCCTTGGGACGGCTGAGGGTGAGGGCAGTGCAGGAAGAGCCAAAGGCCATGCTGTGAGGGGTCTGGTGGCCTGAGGACCAAAGAGCAAAGCTGTGGCCAAGTAGAGGTGTCTGTGCAGCCAGGAGGAAGGAAGCAAGCGTTGGAAGGTCAGGCTTTGGAAGCAGGGACACGCATGGAACATCAGTTTCTGTCTTTGCTGATGAGGCCCCTCTGGGATGAAAGAAGGGAACAGAGTTGGCCTCTGGGCAGGTGGAGGGTGAGGGACCCTAACCTCATGAGGGGCAGTTTGGTTTGGAAGGCACTTTGAGTTGCCATGGGCTGCTGGGGCTGTAGCCAGCATCACCTCAGACTGTTCTCTGTGGGAGCTGTCAGCAGGTGTCCTGGGGCAGGGACTGGGGTCAGGACTGAGCTGTAAGGACACCCAAGGTAGTGGCAGGTGGGATGGATGGCGCAAGACCAGGGCCACCTAGAGAGCCCAGAGGTCATGACTTCCTCACTCAGGACCTCCCTGGTTCTAGCTCCTGGAAGGAGGGAGCTAGGAGTCTGGTGCACACCTGGGGTGGTGGGTGCTCAGCTTTGGAACCTTCTCTGTAGGATTTTTAGAGAAGAGAAATTTGGTCCCAGAGAAAGGGAACTGATTCTGAACCAAATGACAACTGAGGGCTGGGTACCAGGACCTGGGAATGCTGTGATGGGTGGGGCCTGGCTCAGGCACCCCATCCCTCTCTGCCCACTAGAGACTCCAAGCTGGTCACCCCCCCTCTCAGCTCTGCTGGGAGGCCCTCTCTGCCAAGCCATGGCCAGCAAGAGGGGTGGAGACTCCTTCTGCCCGTGCCAGCGCCGGACCCTCCAACAGGCCTTCAAAGTAGGTACCCAGAGCCTGCAGGTTGAAAGCAGGCTGGGCAGGGGGCAATGCGGTGGTCTGCAGGCTTAGGTAGCGGCTGTACTTCTTCAGACCCCCCTTCCGGTCACGGCGGTGTGCGCTCAGCAGCTCCACGAAGCTCACATTGCGGAGGGCCAGGAGGCGGGCCTCGGCCCGGGGCAGCACAGCTGCCTGCaccaggggctgcagggaggcAAAGCACTGCAGGCTACTGAAGGGGTAGACATGCTGGGCCAGCTGGGGGCCCGGGGAGACCTCGAGGAGGCGGCACAGGTCACGCATGGCCAGCACAGCAGCCATGGCACTGCGCTCACTCATGTTTCTCGCCAGGTAGGTCTGGGCCAGGTTCTTGAGTTTGAAGCTGCTGGCCCCGGGCACACGCTCCCGGATGAGGGGCAGGGCAGCGAGGAAGCCTGAGATGGCCTCCTGGAATTCCCAGAGCCTGTTAATGTCCTCCAGGGCCCGGAAGAAGTTCGGGAGACCAGGCCCCCAAAGCTTGTAGCAGGCCAAGATAGGGCGGCGCATGGAGCTCAGAAAGCTGAGGAAGTGCTGCAGCCCCACCTCCAGGGACACGGCCTTGGAGTAGATGCTGAAGAAGGCTTCGGGCTGGATGACCACGCGGAACTTGCTTTCCCGGTTCACTGCAGCCAGCTGGCTAATCTTCTGGGCTGGGCAGGAGAGAAGGGCAGGGTGAGGACCCAGGGCACAGAGAGCtctggggtgggagcagggggTCCTCTAGGGCTGCTGACCCACCATCTAGAGACCTCACCTTGGGGCCTGCTGGCAGTAGCCACACATCAGCCCCCAAATGCAGCTCTGACCCTGGTTCTGATAGGATAGCAGTCAGAAGGGGAGGCTCGGCTGCCCTCCAAACACTTTGTTCACCAGCTGGGGATCCAGCTCTTCCCTTCTTCACTACCAGCCCCAGAGTTGGCCAAACTCCATGGATCCAGGTCCCTCCTGTCTTCTGTCAGCCTTAGCCACTGACACTAGAGATCTCAAGCTGTTTGAACTTAGCTCTCCATCCCATGCTCCTTCCTCCAATTCCCTCAAGGACCCCAGCCCAGTTACAGTCCTGGGACATAGACAGCACTCCACTCAGAGCAAGGCCCAGAGCCTCCCACTGAGGTCTGCAAATGACTTTCCTGTACCATGAAAACACTTGCTGTTTCTGTCTGGCTGGGCTAGCCCCAATGTTGAGTCCATGCCACAGGGTAGGTCCTGGGGCTCTAGCTCAAGGAGAGGCATTTGCAGAGCCAGGGTAAGCACTGGAGGAAGTCAAGGGGCTTCCAGAATAAGGTCCCTCTGTGACCTTGGATCTGTGGGCAGTCCTGTGCAGCCCCCTGTGGGACTGGCCCTCTACTCAGAAACGTGTAGCACAGCCAGAGGCCTTACTTGGATGACTGGGCCCATGGCAATGAGCTCGCGCATTGTGTTTCTGTCTAGGAGTGTGTTCCCCAGGCTCTCCGTCTAAGAGAAGAACTGGTCAGAGGTGCACTTGTGGAGGCATCTGCCTCCCTCGCACACTCAGGCACTGGACAAGGCGGACATCTTTATTTAAGCCAGCAAATGACACCCCCGGAGCCCAGGTGAGCCAGAGTGCTCTGCCCAGCCTGGCTGCAGTTGTTGGCCAGAGCTCAGCGCTCTCCCGTGCCTGACAGATGGCTCTGCCTGCACTTCTTTTGGGACTCACAGACTAAGTTAGAAAGGGGTGGGGGTAGCCCCAGGAGAACCCACTTTCATTGTCAATCTTGAGGTCAAAGAAAACCAGAGGTCTGTCTTCTGCTTGGGGGTCAGCAAGGTTCTCGTCCAGGACCCTGAGGGTGCTGGGGTCTTCCAGCTGGAGGTCACTGGACTCACTGCTGCTGTCATCCAGTTCTCGGGAGGACTGCAACACAGAAAAACCAAGTGTCAGGGGTTCAGAGCGCCAAGGCAAGCACTTGTGCAGAACACTAGCAAGCTGGTATAGCTGGGGGCATCTGCGTGCACATGAAGGGGGTGTACCACTAGGAAAGGGGACATGTATGCACAAGAGAAGGTATGTGTGCATGAATGGGTGTGAATTGGGTGTATCACATGTGAGGGTTACGTGTGTGAACCAGGGCATACACCTTCATGAGTAGGGGAGGGAAGGTGACACACACAGGTTGTGAACGTGCATGTGTGGGAATGAATCCAAGTGCTaagcttgtgtgtgcatgtacagtTAAGTGTGAGCTGTGAACCCGTGTTGACACAAGCGTATGGAAGTGTGAGAGAAAATGCCAGTGGGTGTGTGCACGAGTGTGTTGTGATGCTTATGGAGGCTCAGGGAAGGAGCCATCTGCTATGGCAGGCAGGACCTGAGATGTCTGCtcctaatttcatatttttgagcAGACTCAGAAGAAACACCAAAAACTTGGGACGGGAGAAAGAAGCCTCATTTTGAACCCCAGATGATTCTTTGGAAGGGGTCAGGAGCCTGCCTTTTCTTGTCCCCGAAGTCAGCCAAGGTGCCAGTGTCCTATACAAAGGCAAAGGGAAGGGCTG
The nucleotide sequence above comes from Rhinopithecus roxellana isolate Shanxi Qingling unplaced genomic scaffold, ASM756505v1 contig3945, whole genome shotgun sequence. Encoded proteins:
- the LOC104678056 gene encoding protein PML isoform X1, yielding MAVVQSVPGAHPVPVYAFSIKGPSYGEDVSNTTTAQKRKCSQTQCPRKVIKMESEEGKEARLARSSPEQPRPSTSKAVSPPHLDGPPNPRSPVIGSEVFLPNSNHVASGAGEAEERIVVISSSEDSDAENSSSRELDDSSSESSDLQLEDPSTLRVLDENLADPQAEDRPLVFFDLKIDNETQKISQLAAVNRESKFRVVIQPEAFFSIYSKAVSLEVGLQHFLSFLSSMRRPILACYKLWGPGLPNFFRALEDINRLWEFQEAISGFLAALPLIRERVPGASSFKLKNLAQTYLARNMSERSAMAAVLAMRDLCRLLEVSPGPQLAQHVYPFSSLQCFASLQPLVQAAVLPRAEARLLALRNVSFVELLSAHRRDRKGGLKKYSRYLSLQTTALPPAQPAFNLQALGTYFEGLLEGPALARAEGVSTPLAGHGLAERASQQS